A genomic region of Candidatus Dependentiae bacterium contains the following coding sequences:
- a CDS encoding ABC transporter ATP-binding protein, translating to MSGLKLEHVTKYYGSELVIDNLSLEIPQGQFFALAGPSGCGKTTILRLIAGLETVNSGNIFLGKKNITSTPIHERKINTVFQSYALFPHLSVFENVAYPLRVRRTSEDEIEDKVLKILKTVCLSGHDQKMIGQLSGGQQQRVALARSIVAEPEVLLLDEPLAALDQRLKEQMLIELIDLQEKLGMTFVYITHDQREALTVADRMAILNVRGRVEQLSTPKNIYEFPASRFVANFVGTTNIIHGILHKDDGAHCYELETTDFGAIKVYVHHERNWIVPGAHSYISLRPEKIKITKKRLPHIENIITGTIKNILYQGQATLFDVEISENCVIKVFKQNEDHVPEEILNYDDEVNLHFYKEDVVLLEH from the coding sequence ATGAGCGGCTTAAAACTTGAACATGTAACAAAATATTATGGTTCAGAATTGGTAATCGATAACCTCAGCCTGGAAATTCCACAAGGACAATTTTTTGCCCTTGCTGGACCAAGCGGGTGTGGCAAAACAACCATTTTACGGCTTATCGCAGGACTTGAAACAGTAAATTCCGGGAACATTTTCCTTGGAAAAAAAAATATTACCTCCACCCCTATTCACGAACGGAAAATCAACACCGTTTTTCAGAGCTATGCCCTGTTTCCACATCTTTCGGTTTTTGAAAACGTTGCCTATCCATTGCGCGTTCGCAGAACATCTGAAGATGAAATCGAGGATAAAGTCTTAAAAATACTTAAAACCGTTTGCCTGAGCGGACACGACCAAAAGATGATTGGGCAACTTTCGGGCGGGCAACAACAACGCGTTGCACTCGCGCGCTCAATTGTTGCCGAACCAGAAGTCCTTCTGCTTGATGAACCTCTTGCGGCGCTTGATCAACGACTCAAAGAGCAAATGTTAATCGAACTAATCGATTTACAAGAAAAACTCGGTATGACATTTGTATACATTACACACGATCAGCGCGAAGCGCTTACTGTCGCCGACCGCATGGCGATCTTAAACGTCAGAGGTCGAGTTGAGCAACTCAGCACACCAAAAAATATTTATGAATTTCCAGCATCACGTTTTGTTGCAAACTTTGTGGGAACAACCAACATTATTCATGGAATCTTACACAAAGACGACGGCGCACATTGCTACGAGCTTGAAACAACAGATTTTGGAGCAATCAAAGTCTATGTACATCACGAACGAAATTGGATCGTCCCTGGCGCGCACTCATACATCAGTCTACGCCCAGAAAAAATCAAAATTACAAAAAAGCGATTACCGCATATCGAAAATATTATCACAGGAACAATTAAAAACATTTTGTACCAAGGACAAGCAACGCTGTTTGACGTTGAAATAAGCGAAAACTGTGTCATCAAAGTATTTAAGCAAAACGAAGACCACGTGCCTGAAGAAATTTTAAATTATGACGATGAAGTAAACTTGCATTTTTACAAAGAAGATGTCGTTCTCCTGGAGCATTAA
- a CDS encoding ABC transporter permease: MMSFKKIIEAEWFTFFSTPALLWQSLFVLLPLSIVLIFSLLDFSSNSITLTLAHYKAICTTTHIWAILNSLLFSALTTAACIVIAYPVAYYIAFCIKQFKLFLLLLLIMPSWTNIATQVYAWFVLLQKNGLISSLLKMLYITKDSMHLLNNKPVIIVGLTYCFLPFMILPLYLSLSSIKKNLLEASADLGATNFETFYRVILPLSKGGLINGILLVSVPTFGEYAVIEILGGANYALWGNNIVNTYLVASNYAQGAALTVAGITAFLLSILLCIITYKLIRYIKNYKPTMHVLAPEREGEY; this comes from the coding sequence ATGATGTCATTTAAAAAAATTATTGAAGCTGAATGGTTCACGTTTTTTTCTACCCCTGCTCTCTTGTGGCAGTCTCTTTTCGTGCTCCTTCCCCTAAGTATCGTTCTTATTTTCTCATTATTAGACTTTTCTTCAAACTCAATAACGTTAACACTCGCGCACTACAAAGCTATTTGTACAACAACTCATATCTGGGCAATTCTTAATTCACTGTTATTTTCTGCCCTCACCACCGCAGCATGTATTGTAATTGCATACCCTGTGGCTTACTACATCGCTTTTTGCATTAAACAATTTAAACTTTTTTTGTTATTACTTTTGATCATGCCATCATGGACAAATATCGCGACACAAGTGTACGCATGGTTTGTTCTGTTACAAAAAAATGGGCTTATTAGTTCATTACTCAAAATGTTGTATATCACAAAAGATAGTATGCACCTGCTCAACAACAAACCAGTGATCATCGTTGGTCTTACCTATTGCTTTCTGCCGTTCATGATTTTACCACTCTACTTGTCGCTCTCAAGTATCAAAAAAAATCTTCTAGAAGCATCTGCTGATCTTGGAGCAACCAATTTTGAAACATTTTACAGAGTTATTTTGCCTCTTTCTAAGGGCGGATTAATTAATGGAATTTTATTGGTATCGGTTCCGACTTTTGGAGAATACGCAGTTATCGAAATTCTTGGTGGAGCGAATTATGCATTATGGGGAAATAACATCGTAAATACTTACTTAGTCGCATCCAATTATGCACAAGGCGCAGCACTTACCGTAGCTGGAATTACTGCATTTTTACTCTCTATCCTCCTGTGCATCA